In Blastocatellia bacterium, the genomic window ATCATCGCTCATCGGCTCTCGACCATTCAGCACGCCGACCGCATCATTGTGCTTCATAAAGGCAAGGTACGTGAAGTCGGCACCCACAGCGAATTGCTCGGTCAACGAGGACTCTACTATCGGCTCTACCAGTTACAATACAAAGACCAGGAACTCCTGATGGCCGGTGACTGAGAGGCAGTAGCGGCATCGCCCGTCCCGGACCGCGAGAAAATTACTGCGATCTCCCCGGCTGATATGGTGCTCCCGATGCAACATGATCCGCAGCCGGGAGCCACCTACGCGAAGAGAGGTATAGCGATTTTCGATTTCCTGTGTCCTGGGAGCGCTCGCCTCGTGCGGGCAGAGGCACGCGAGAAAGCATGTGCTCCCAGGGTAAACTCAGTTGCCCATTGCCCCAATGCCCATCTTCACCCCGATATACGTGTCGCTCGATTTTGAAAAGCGCTGCACGTGATCCCCCAAGAAGATCCGTCCTCGGCGGCTGACGGCCGCGAGACGCTTTCCATGCGCAAAGGGGGATTTATCGGTCGGGCTGAAGCGCAGGTTATGGCATCGCGTAGTAACCGGATCGCGCGCGGGCCGTCAGCTTCCCTCGCTGCTTATCCGGCAGAACTTCGACGCGAACGGCTCGCCAGCTTCCATCGCGCTGGGGATTTGTCGGGTAGTAGCCGATGACATACTGGGTGCGAAGCTCGCGAGCAATAGTTTGGGCGATGGGTTCCAGCTCATCGAGGCTTTCCGGGAAGAAGGCCCGGCCTCCGGAGATGCGCGAGACATCCTCCAGCAGTTTGCGCGCTTTTTTCTCCTGGCCGCTCAATCGGCGGCTCTCGGTCTGGTGAAAGATCGAGTACTCACCCAATCCTTCCGGAAATCCAATGGCGAAGACCTGAACCTCGGACCGGCGCAGGGCTTCGATGACCTGATCGCGTTTATAGTAGCTATCGCGTTCCTCGCCATCGCTGACGACAACGATGGCTTTTCGGCGGTGTTTGCCTTTGCTGTGAGCGTGCTCGACCGAGAGATAGACGGCATCGAGTAAAGCCGTCTGGCCGCTGGCCACCAGGCTGTCAAGCGCATCCTCGATCAGCCGCGCATCGTCGGTGAAATCCTCCAGCAGTTCCGCGTCCCCCTTAAACTCGACCAGGAAGAATTCGTCCTGAGGATGACTCTGGCGAATGAGGCTCTTGGCCGCGGCGATGACTTTGGGGAGCTTCTTCTTCATGCTGCCGCTTGTGTCCAGCACCAGTCCGATGCTGGCCGGATATTCCTCGCGGGCGAAGAAGGCGATCTCCTGTTTGACGTTATTCTCAAAGACGACGAACCGGTCCCTGTCCAGATCGGCGACGGGTTGATTTTTCTCATCGGTGACCGTGACATCCACAATGACCAGCTCGCTGGAGAGCTTGACAACATCCCCGGATTCCTCACCGGGCGGCGTCGGTTTTTTCTTCTCGGCCTGTTTGTTCGTTTGCGAGTGGACCGCGGCCGACGCGAGCGGACGATAAGAGCCGAAATGTGAGATCGGAGCCGCGAAGGGACCGACGAGCAGCGCTCCGCCAAGACTCAGGGCGAGGCTCCAGCGGCAGTACCATCTCAGGTTGTGAAAACGGATTCGATGCATCAGCGATGACCTCGCGCCCCCGTCGGTCTCATACCTCAGTTCTGGACCGCATAATACCCATCCCGCGCTCGCACGGTGAGGCGAGGCAGTCCCCGCGGAGGATTGACCCTCACCCGGAGTTTTCGCCACTCGCCCTCGCGCGGCGGATTCGTGGGATAAAACCCGAGACTGTATTGATGACGCAACTCCAGAGCGATGCGGGCAATCACATCATCAAGCTCGACCGGCGTATCGGGAAAGAAGGCCCGCCCGCCGGTGAGCGACGTGATCTCTTCCAGAATCGAATGGCCGAGCGCTTCCGCGCTCTGGCCGCGCTCGTAGAGCCCAAAAATGCCAATGGCATAAATCTGGACATCGGATTCCTTCACCCGCTCTCGCAGTTGACCGTAGGTATAACGGGATGAGTTATCCTGCCCATCGCTGATGATGAGAAGGGCTTTGCGAGGATGCTTCCCCTGACGGATTTTCTCCAGAGCGAGATAGGTCGCATCATAGAGCGCCGTCCGCCCGCTGGGATCAATCAACGTGAGCTTGGACATGATCTGTTCGGCGCTGGAGGTGAAATCCTGAACCAGTTGCGCCTGATGATTGAAGCCAATGACGCAAAACTCGTCATCGGGATGGCTCGTGTCAATGAACCGACGCAGCGCTATCCGGGCACGATTGACTTTCTCTCTCATGCTCCCTGAGACATCGAAGACAATGCCGATGCTGATCGGAGCATCTTCCTCGGCGAAGAAGACGATTTCCTGTTTGACCTTGTCATCGTAGACCTCAAAGTGCTCTCGCCGGAGGCCGGTGACATAACGTTCGTAAGGGTCCATGACCGTGACCGGAACGACCACCAGGTTCGTTCCCAGGCGAACGACGGGAGCTTGATCGGGGGGAGGGTTCTGCGAGGACGGCGGGGACTGGTGGGCATCGCTCAGACGGCTTCCCAGCAGGATCATGACTGCGGCCGCTGCCAGTTTCCTCATCGGCCCTCCTCTCCCCCTTCCGCCATTCCGTGCGTCGGGGGCTGAACGATTTCTGCTGTCCAGCCTCATTTTATCAACATTATCCCACCAACGCCAATTCGTTCCGTGACCACTCCAGCAAGAAAGGTAGCGCGGACTTTCCAGTCTGCGAACCGCAGGCTGGAAAGCCTGCGCCACAAGGAAACGCGGGCTCGAAAGCCCGCGCCACATGGACACGTCACGACGAATGTGAAACGGCCCTACTCGATGGTGAGCGATTTGACCTTGATGGTGTCGCCTTCACGATCTCCGGTAACCGTCACGCGAATGCCCTCTTTCTTTTTCGTTGCCTTGAGGGCGTCGAGCGCCTGCTTGTTTCCCGCCTCGTCGAACTTCAGATAGGTTCCGTCGGACGTGAGAATACCGTAGCCGCTCGTGGAGCATTGAATGAGGCATTGGGTCGGGTGCTTGTCCGGATTGGCTTTGACTTTGGACTGGCACATCGTGTCAATGAGCGGGGCATTCTTCCATGTCTCGGCCCACGCGAGGACCGGGAGCATCAATGTCAGAATACCGGGAAGAAGCAGCGATATCAGTTTTTTCATAATCATCATCCTCCTTGCATCAGTCTTATTCGGCCTTCCTCCTGTTGTATGTGTAATTGTGCGGGGGAGACCTTCTTTTTGCAAGAGGGATAAACCGCCCGTGCGGGCCGCCCTGCCAGAGCAGGGCCACGTTCAACACAACAGCGCCCCCCGCCCCCTCAACTCCTCAAAGACTACTGGAAGCCAGACCTCTCCCCACCGTCACGGCGAAAAGGTGACCTCTTGTTAACCGACAGATAGTGCCGGCTTGCAGAAGCAGGCGGCAAAGGAGGAGGCCTGGGAACGCGGGCATCATGCCTGCTGTGTTTGCCCGACAAGAGGACACCCGCTCTTGTGCACGGGGCGCTTCCGGGATCCTCATCAGTGGGGGGACGATTCCCTCAAGCGCGGCTCTCTCGGGCCACCCGCATGACCGAAGCGGGAGCCGGGGTGAGCCGCGTGGGGTTGTCAGCAAGCGGCACATTGACAGGCCACTCATCAAGTCCCTATTATTAAGCCGCTCGTGCTGAGAGGCGCTGGATGTTCAGTAAAGTCATCGGCTTGTATGGGGGGAGAGCACGAGACGCGCTGGCGGCGTGGTTGGCTTCGTATAATCCCAATCCCAATGCGCTGACCTTGCTGGGATTTTTCATCACCGTCCTTGTCGGTGTCCTGTTTGCTCTGGGACAGTTCCTTCAGGCCGGATTGCTTTTGATTCTCACGGGGGCGCTGGACATCCTCGATGGGACGGTTGCGCGGGTGACCCGGCGGGTGACGGCTTTCGGAGCCTTCTTCGATTCGGCCATGGATCGGTACTCGGACCTCATCCTGTTTATCGGGCTGATGATCTTTTACGCGCGTCCCGGCCCTCGGCACAGCCTGATGACCGTGATCGTTGCGGCGGTGGCGCTGATGGGATCGGTGATGACGAGCTACGCGCGCGCCCGCGCGGAATCGTTGATTCCCCACTGTCGGATTGGATTTCTTGAGCGCCCGGAGCGCATTGTTCTGCTCATCATCGGGTCGTTGACCGAAGCGGCGGGAGCCGAGAACAGCTACTTTCTTCACAAAATGCCCGCCGTTCTCTGGGTCATTGCTGTCCTCTCGCACTGGACGGTTGCCCAGCGAATCTATCACACCTGGTGGTACCTGAAGCAGATGGACGAAGCCTCCCGTCGGGCGGCAGAATCGGTTCACGTCTCTGCGTGGCAGGAGCACCGCGCGTCGGCATCGGCGGCTTCCTCCATGTGGGGTCAGGTGAGGGAGAACAAACAATGAAAAAGAGTGTCCGCGATGTGCCATCTGTTCGTGCCTGTCCGTGTTGTGGACGAGATGTCGCGCGAGATCGTGACATCTGTTCCTGTGGAGCCCGCTGGGTGGGACCTTCGCTGGTCGGGCCGGAGAATCCCGTTCCTCGACTGGGGGCTCCCCTGACGGCTCTGGCCCTGCTGATCCTCGGCGTCATTGTCGAGGGGATGCTCGTTGCTCGTGATGTCTACCTGAGCGAGTACATCTGGACGGAAGCTCTGGCGCGGGCGCTGGTGAATTACTCGAAGGTTTTTGTCCCGGTGGGCGTGGTTGTTCTGTGCATTGCCGCCTGGGGAATGCGGGCAACGCGACGGGACCCACAACGGTATGGAGGACGACGGCTCTCGCGGACCACGGCGGCTCTGACGCTCGGTGTGATTGTTCTTCATGCGGCTGTATTCGCCACGCAGATTCCCCGGCTCCTGGAGAACCGACGGATCAAACGCCTGGCGGCAACGCGGGCGAATCTCTATCATCTGGCTCGCGCCATTGAAGCCTATAAAGAACAGTATGGCACCTACCCGCGCCGCCTGCTGGATCTGCAAGAGATGGATCCGAGCTTCAAACCGGTGGTGGACTACTGGGGCCGCGAATTCGTCTACCAGACGACGACGAGCGCGATTGCGGCCACGTCAGGCCCGCCCCCCTTTCAAAACTACCAATTGATCTCCAAAGGTCCTGATGGCATCCTCGGCACGGCCGATGATATTGTCCTGCAAGATGACGTCCTGGTTTCCCCGGCGGCGACGGCTCAGGAGAGGGCTCCCGACGCCCTGTCACCTCCACCTGGCCCGAGACGACCACCGACGAGATGACTTCCCGATGACCCGACCGACATAATGTTCCGTAAAATCCTCATCGCCAATCGGGGCGAGATCGCCGTCAGAATCATTCGCGCCTGCCGCGAGATGGGGATCAGTCCGGTCGTTGTTTACTCCGAAGCCGACGAGAATTCCCTTCATGTACGACTGGCCGATGAAGCCTACTTTCTGGGTCCCTCGCCTCCGACGGAGAGCTATCTGCGAGCCGACAAGATCATTGCGGCCGCGCGTGCCGCCCGGGCCGATGCCATTCACCCGGGATACGGATTCCTGGCGGAGAATGCCGGTTTTGCCCGAGCGGTCGTCGAAGCGGGGCTCTGTTTCATTGGTCCCTCGTGGCAGGCCATCGAACGTTTGGGCAGTAAGACGGAGGCGCGACGGATCGCGCGCGAGGCCGGCATTCCCATCGTTCCGGGGACGGCCGAACCGATCACCAACGCCGAGCATGCGCACCAGGTGGCCGCCCGCATCGGCTATCCCCTCCTGCTCAAAGCCGTCGCCGGAGGCGGCGGGAAAGGAATGCGCCTGGTCACAAGCGCCGAGGAACTGGAAAGCGCCCTGGCTCTGGCCCAGGCAGAAGCGCAGGCCGCCTTCAAAGATCCGACGGTTTACATCGAGAAAGCCCTGCCTCACCCGCGTCATATCGAGATTCAACTTCTGGCCGATCAGCAGGGCCACATCATCTATCTGGGAGAACGGGAATGTTCCATCCAGCGGCGCCATCAAAAAGTGATCGAAGAATGCCCGTCGAGTCTGGATGATCCGGAACTGCGTCGGCGCATGGGGGAAGCCGCTGTTCGATTGGCCCGCGCCGCCGGCTATACCAATGCGGGAACCGTGGAATTTCTCGTGGATGAAGAGAAAAACTTCTACTTCCTCGAAGTCAACGCGCGACTTCAGGTCGAGCATCCCGTGACCGAGATGGTCACGGGAATTGATCTCGTCCAGCAGCAAATCCGACTGGCTGCCGGCGAATCGCTCACCCTGCGACAGGAGGAGATCAGTCTCCGCGGTTCCGCCATCCAGTGTCGGATGTACGCCGAAGATCCCGACAACAACTTCTTCCCCTCGCCCGGACGCATCGAGAGTCTGCATTTTCCCTCCGGGCCCGGTGTTCGCGTTGACAGCGGAGTCTTTCCCGGCTGGGTGGTGCCGATGGAGTACGATCCCCTTTTGGCCAAACTCATCGTCTGGGGGCGGTCTCGCTCCGAGGCGATTGATCGGATGCGGCGGGCCCTCGACGAGTGCCTCATCGCGGGAATCGGCTCGACGCTGGAGCTGTATCGGGCGATCTTTCGTGACCCCGATTTCCTGGCCGGGCGCATTCACACGGGCTATCTCGATCATTTCCTGGCGACGCGATGGCGCAGTTTTTCCCGGGATGACACGGCTCATCTCCAGCTTCTGCGCGACCTCGCCTGCATCGCCGCGACTTTTCATGTGGCGACGGTCACGCCGTCCACGACTCCTGCTCCGACGGATTCGCCCAGCCTCTGGAAGACCCAGGGCCGCCTGGCGCTTCAGCGGTCAAGGCTATGAAATACGAAGTGGAGATCGAGCAGACGCGCTATCGCGTCACCCTCGAAGGAAGCGGCGGTGACATCAGAGCCCGGGTGGAGGATCGGTGCTACGAGGTGAGGATCCTGAATCCGGAACCCGGCGTCTACACGGTGCTTGTCGGCCCCCGCGTCTTCCCCCTGCGCGTCGCGCCACCGTCGCCCAACGGAACTGTCTCCGTCACCGTGGGTCATCAGCGCTTTGACGTTCGCCTCATTGACCGTCGCCATCGCCCGCGAGCGGTTGATCACGGACGCCAGGGACGGGTCGAAGTCACGGCTCGCATGCCGGGAAAAATCGTGCGCGTTCTCGCTTCTGCCCCCACGGAGATCAAAGCTGGTGAAGGAATTCTCGTCATCGAAGCCATGAAAATGCAAAATGAAGTCCGCGCTCCCACGTCAGGGCAGCTCGTCGAGATCATGGTCCGGGAAGGCCAGACGGTTAACGCCGGCGACATTCTCGCCGTCATCGAATAGAGCCCTCTGAAAGGAGCCTGCAAAAGATGCGAAATGACACGCAAGAACACTCCTCCTCGTCCTCCGAAGGCCGAAGCGAGGATGCTTTCTTGACATTGCCGAAGGTGGCTCCTATACTCCAGGCTCGGTTTTTGCCGATGGAACAACAGCGGAAACGTTTTTGGATGAAG contains:
- a CDS encoding VWA domain-containing protein; amino-acid sequence: MRKLAAAAVMILLGSRLSDAHQSPPSSQNPPPDQAPVVRLGTNLVVVPVTVMDPYERYVTGLRREHFEVYDDKVKQEIVFFAEEDAPISIGIVFDVSGSMREKVNRARIALRRFIDTSHPDDEFCVIGFNHQAQLVQDFTSSAEQIMSKLTLIDPSGRTALYDATYLALEKIRQGKHPRKALLIISDGQDNSSRYTYGQLRERVKESDVQIYAIGIFGLYERGQSAEALGHSILEEITSLTGGRAFFPDTPVELDDVIARIALELRHQYSLGFYPTNPPREGEWRKLRVRVNPPRGLPRLTVRARDGYYAVQN
- a CDS encoding acetyl-CoA carboxylase biotin carboxylase subunit, yielding MFRKILIANRGEIAVRIIRACREMGISPVVVYSEADENSLHVRLADEAYFLGPSPPTESYLRADKIIAAARAARADAIHPGYGFLAENAGFARAVVEAGLCFIGPSWQAIERLGSKTEARRIAREAGIPIVPGTAEPITNAEHAHQVAARIGYPLLLKAVAGGGGKGMRLVTSAEELESALALAQAEAQAAFKDPTVYIEKALPHPRHIEIQLLADQQGHIIYLGERECSIQRRHQKVIEECPSSLDDPELRRRMGEAAVRLARAAGYTNAGTVEFLVDEEKNFYFLEVNARLQVEHPVTEMVTGIDLVQQQIRLAAGESLTLRQEEISLRGSAIQCRMYAEDPDNNFFPSPGRIESLHFPSGPGVRVDSGVFPGWVVPMEYDPLLAKLIVWGRSRSEAIDRMRRALDECLIAGIGSTLELYRAIFRDPDFLAGRIHTGYLDHFLATRWRSFSRDDTAHLQLLRDLACIAATFHVATVTPSTTPAPTDSPSLWKTQGRLALQRSRL
- a CDS encoding biotin/lipoyl-containing protein; the protein is MKYEVEIEQTRYRVTLEGSGGDIRARVEDRCYEVRILNPEPGVYTVLVGPRVFPLRVAPPSPNGTVSVTVGHQRFDVRLIDRRHRPRAVDHGRQGRVEVTARMPGKIVRVLASAPTEIKAGEGILVIEAMKMQNEVRAPTSGQLVEIMVREGQTVNAGDILAVIE
- a CDS encoding VWA domain-containing protein translates to MHRIRFHNLRWYCRWSLALSLGGALLVGPFAAPISHFGSYRPLASAAVHSQTNKQAEKKKPTPPGEESGDVVKLSSELVIVDVTVTDEKNQPVADLDRDRFVVFENNVKQEIAFFAREEYPASIGLVLDTSGSMKKKLPKVIAAAKSLIRQSHPQDEFFLVEFKGDAELLEDFTDDARLIEDALDSLVASGQTALLDAVYLSVEHAHSKGKHRRKAIVVVSDGEERDSYYKRDQVIEALRRSEVQVFAIGFPEGLGEYSIFHQTESRRLSGQEKKARKLLEDVSRISGGRAFFPESLDELEPIAQTIARELRTQYVIGYYPTNPQRDGSWRAVRVEVLPDKQRGKLTARARSGYYAMP
- a CDS encoding CDP-alcohol phosphatidyltransferase family protein — translated: MFSKVIGLYGGRARDALAAWLASYNPNPNALTLLGFFITVLVGVLFALGQFLQAGLLLILTGALDILDGTVARVTRRVTAFGAFFDSAMDRYSDLILFIGLMIFYARPGPRHSLMTVIVAAVALMGSVMTSYARARAESLIPHCRIGFLERPERIVLLIIGSLTEAAGAENSYFLHKMPAVLWVIAVLSHWTVAQRIYHTWWYLKQMDEASRRAAESVHVSAWQEHRASASAASSMWGQVRENKQ